A genomic region of Vibrio ziniensis contains the following coding sequences:
- a CDS encoding VWA domain-containing protein, protein MSSIEFAHPWYFLILPLPLLVYWLVPAYHSRESAIKVPFFSQILAALNESPKEAAGLLTSQWWQKVTLLLSWLLIVTALAHPSVLGEVQTREEFGRDVMVVVDLSGSMAEQDFTVDGKSLTRLQAAKQVLEQFVANREGDRFGLILFGDSAFVQTPFTADRNVWLSLLNESDVAMAGQSTNLGDAMGLGIKVFEQNLDPDQQKVMIVLTDGNDTGSFVEPIDAAKIAAAKGIKIYMIAMGDPESVGEQPLDMNVIERVSALTKARSFTAIDQQALSDAYKLIDELEPQTYSMATYRPKISLHHYLIVVLVVLHLLVFGALTIKRLREVPNE, encoded by the coding sequence ATGAGTAGTATTGAATTTGCGCATCCTTGGTATTTTTTAATACTGCCACTACCTCTGTTGGTTTACTGGCTAGTGCCTGCTTACCACAGCCGAGAAAGCGCAATCAAAGTGCCTTTTTTCTCTCAGATCCTTGCAGCATTAAACGAATCACCAAAAGAAGCCGCAGGTTTATTGACTTCACAATGGTGGCAAAAAGTTACGTTACTTCTTTCATGGCTACTGATAGTGACCGCTTTGGCGCACCCGAGCGTGTTGGGTGAAGTGCAAACCAGAGAAGAGTTTGGGCGTGATGTGATGGTGGTAGTCGATTTATCAGGCTCAATGGCAGAGCAAGACTTCACTGTGGATGGAAAAAGTTTAACGCGTCTGCAAGCGGCTAAACAGGTATTAGAGCAGTTTGTGGCTAACCGTGAAGGTGACCGCTTTGGATTGATTTTGTTTGGCGATTCAGCCTTTGTGCAAACGCCATTTACTGCCGATCGAAATGTGTGGCTGAGTTTGCTTAACGAGTCTGATGTAGCGATGGCAGGGCAGAGCACGAACCTCGGTGATGCAATGGGGCTTGGCATCAAAGTATTCGAACAGAACCTAGACCCCGATCAGCAAAAAGTGATGATTGTTCTGACAGACGGTAATGATACAGGCAGTTTTGTTGAACCAATTGATGCTGCCAAAATTGCCGCAGCAAAGGGCATCAAAATTTATATGATTGCGATGGGTGACCCTGAAAGTGTGGGTGAGCAGCCGCTTGATATGAACGTGATTGAGCGAGTCTCTGCTCTCACCAAAGCCCGCTCATTTACAGCGATAGACCAACAAGCGCTGAGCGATGCTTACAAGCTGATTGATGAGTTAGAGCCGCAAACTTACAGCATGGCGACGTATCGACCTAAGATCAGCCTGCATCATTATCTGATAGTTGTTTTGGTTGTTCTACATCTGCTGGTGTTTGGTGCTCTCACTATAAAACGACTACGAGAGGTGCCAAATGAGTGA
- a CDS encoding DUF58 domain-containing protein, which produces MIDRQDCLDPRIYVDIKQLNRTQSHVSSINLLGARYSRAQMSGRYQSHARGRGLNFEELRHYQKGDDIRQMDWKVTQRTGKPHVRSYTEEKDRQIILCVDQRSAMYFGSVSHMKSVVAAEIAALMGWMALAQNDRVGFLICDYQRFHWRSAKRGGKSYLLGLNELVQANQKLNVKAQNAASVGMSHWLKALQAKKLKSATIIIISDFIDADEQTLRQLQYLHQHNDVISVFVSDPLESTLPSQNLNTPWVIGDGEFQFSLQQGKQSEKAYETLQQRHEEKRDQLKKLMAAQKLPCIEIGTQGDHFVELAKYLEVMK; this is translated from the coding sequence ATGATTGATAGGCAAGATTGCTTAGATCCCCGTATATACGTTGACATCAAACAGCTCAACCGTACGCAAAGCCACGTATCCAGCATTAACTTATTGGGTGCTCGTTATTCCCGCGCCCAAATGTCCGGTCGTTATCAATCTCATGCGCGAGGTCGAGGTTTAAACTTCGAAGAGTTACGCCATTATCAAAAAGGCGATGATATTCGTCAGATGGATTGGAAAGTGACGCAACGAACCGGTAAACCGCACGTTCGCAGCTACACCGAAGAAAAAGATCGCCAAATTATCCTGTGTGTTGATCAACGCAGTGCGATGTACTTTGGTTCGGTTAGTCACATGAAGTCCGTCGTGGCTGCTGAAATAGCTGCATTGATGGGCTGGATGGCACTGGCGCAAAATGATCGAGTCGGTTTTCTTATTTGTGACTACCAAAGATTCCACTGGCGCTCTGCTAAGCGTGGTGGAAAATCTTACCTGCTTGGGCTGAACGAGCTGGTTCAAGCTAACCAAAAGCTTAATGTTAAAGCGCAAAATGCCGCTAGTGTGGGTATGAGTCACTGGCTTAAAGCGTTACAGGCGAAAAAGCTTAAATCGGCGACAATTATTATCATCAGTGATTTTATTGATGCTGATGAACAGACGCTGCGCCAGCTTCAGTATTTACATCAGCACAATGACGTGATCAGCGTTTTCGTTTCAGATCCGCTCGAATCGACGTTGCCGTCACAGAATCTAAATACTCCTTGGGTTATTGGCGATGGCGAATTTCAGTTCTCTTTGCAGCAAGGTAAGCAGAGCGAGAAGGCATACGAAACTTTGCAACAACGCCATGAAGAAAAACGTGACCAACTGAAGAAGCTGATGGCTGCACAGAAACTGCCTTGCATCGAAATTGGCACTCAGGGTGACCATTTTGTTGAACTCGCTAAGTATCTGGAGGTGATGAAGTGA
- a CDS encoding DUF4381 domain-containing protein, with protein MIPKPPDSYMLRNLRDVEVPEVFSWFPQTIGWQIVFILIVLYAAYRGYRYAKHWWNNRYRQEAIAALQSLQSDDVNWPYKMVKVVKAVLVYLDKRNAALYGVNLLSKMDSFSISNHSTAADSDFRHDQAIQQWLACTENGKLDYPDFDYMRDRLVVWVKTHQTIAEGEHE; from the coding sequence GTGATCCCTAAACCGCCAGACAGTTACATGCTGAGAAACCTTCGTGATGTGGAAGTGCCTGAAGTGTTCAGTTGGTTTCCTCAAACGATCGGGTGGCAAATTGTCTTTATCTTGATAGTGCTGTACGCAGCATATCGAGGTTATCGCTACGCCAAACATTGGTGGAACAACCGTTACCGACAAGAAGCGATCGCCGCTTTGCAATCTCTTCAATCGGACGACGTTAACTGGCCTTATAAAATGGTTAAGGTAGTTAAGGCTGTGTTGGTGTATCTGGACAAACGCAATGCAGCTTTGTATGGCGTTAACTTGTTATCAAAAATGGATTCTTTCTCTATTTCAAATCACTCAACTGCTGCAGATTCTGATTTTCGTCATGATCAAGCCATTCAACAATGGCTGGCGTGTACTGAGAACGGCAAACTGGACTACCCAGATTTTGACTATATGCGTGATCGCCTCGTTGTCTGGGTTAAAACGCATCAAACGATAGCTGAAGGTGAGCATGAGTAG
- a CDS encoding HAD family hydrolase, whose translation MAHLKKYALAILLSLASLNLAWAAADPLPSWNSGPSKTAIIKFVDSVTKEDSPDFVPVAERIATFDNDGTLWSEQPMYFQVQFALDRVKALAPSHPDWQTEEPFASVLKGDIKNLHTEDLMKVLYATHTGMNTEEFDAIAKEWIATAKHPTTGKKYTNMVFQPMLELLDYLRANDFKTFIVSGGGTGFMRAWVESVYGIPPEQVVGTTFKTEFVMNNGVPEIKRLPEILVNDDKEMKALEIYERIGRQPIAAFGNSDGDLAMLQWTYAGKGLRFPMYIHHTDEKREYKYDRESHIGRLDKGLDEAKAKGWTVVDMAKEWKTVYPN comes from the coding sequence ATGGCTCACTTAAAAAAATATGCTCTAGCTATATTGTTAAGCTTGGCTTCTCTCAATCTTGCTTGGGCAGCTGCAGATCCATTGCCGTCTTGGAACTCAGGACCATCGAAAACAGCGATTATTAAGTTTGTTGACTCGGTAACAAAAGAAGACTCACCGGATTTTGTTCCTGTCGCGGAACGTATAGCTACGTTCGATAACGACGGAACTCTGTGGTCTGAACAACCTATGTATTTCCAAGTGCAGTTTGCACTGGATCGCGTAAAAGCATTAGCACCTTCACACCCTGATTGGCAGACCGAAGAGCCATTCGCTAGTGTGTTGAAAGGTGATATCAAGAATCTGCATACCGAAGATCTTATGAAAGTGTTGTATGCCACTCATACTGGTATGAATACAGAAGAGTTCGATGCAATTGCTAAAGAGTGGATTGCGACAGCTAAACACCCAACCACAGGTAAGAAATACACAAATATGGTTTTCCAACCAATGCTTGAACTGCTTGATTACCTGCGTGCAAATGACTTTAAAACGTTCATCGTTTCAGGTGGCGGTACGGGCTTCATGCGCGCTTGGGTTGAATCTGTGTACGGTATTCCGCCGGAGCAGGTGGTTGGTACAACCTTCAAAACTGAGTTTGTTATGAATAACGGCGTACCAGAGATCAAGCGATTGCCGGAAATCTTGGTTAATGATGATAAAGAAATGAAAGCGCTGGAAATTTACGAGCGCATTGGTCGTCAACCGATTGCTGCTTTTGGTAACTCAGACGGTGATTTAGCTATGCTGCAATGGACGTACGCAGGAAAAGGTCTGCGTTTCCCTATGTACATTCACCATACCGATGAGAAACGCGAATACAAATACGATCGCGAGTCGCATATTGGTCGTTTGGACAAAGGTTTAGACGAAGCAAAAGCGAAAGGTTGGACTGTCGTGGATATGGCGAAAGAGTGGAAAACTGTTTATCCAAACTAA
- the tnpA gene encoding IS200/IS605 family transposase — protein sequence MGDEKSLAHTRWNCKYHIVFAPKYRRQVFYGEKRRAIGEILRKLCEWKNVNILEAECCSDHIHMLLEIPPKMSVSAFMGYLKGKSSLMLYERFGDLKFKYRNREFWCRGYYVDTVGKNTSKIQNYIKHQLEQDKMGEQLSLPYSGSPFAGRRK from the coding sequence ATGGGGGACGAAAAGAGCTTAGCGCACACGCGCTGGAACTGTAAATACCACATAGTCTTTGCACCGAAATATAGAAGACAAGTGTTCTACGGAGAAAAACGTAGAGCAATAGGTGAAATATTGAGGAAACTATGTGAATGGAAAAATGTGAACATTCTTGAAGCGGAATGTTGCTCGGATCATATCCACATGCTTTTAGAAATACCGCCCAAAATGAGTGTTTCAGCGTTTATGGGGTATTTGAAAGGTAAAAGTAGCCTAATGCTTTATGAACGATTCGGGGATTTGAAGTTTAAATATCGGAATCGTGAGTTTTGGTGCCGAGGTTATTATGTAGATACGGTAGGTAAGAATACGAGCAAGATACAGAATTACATAAAGCACCAACTAGAGCAGGATAAAATGGGAGAGCAATTGTCGCTCCCGTATTCAGGTAGCCCGTTTGCGGGCCGCAGGAAATAG
- a CDS encoding BatD family protein, whose amino-acid sequence MINSAQIRLLAFVRAIFLTFIMALSGVLLAPSGVAHADESQPTQVTVRSWLGSNSLGSKPTDELQVFAPTQQIILNIEVSTNTWYTAGTKISALEIPDVLVKRRNPFAVNSTVREKGQTWSRQLWEVVLYPQKSGDFTVPAVSLDVQVSGSNGEKQQVKLATPPQKFRVEIPSAELGGTQSWFAASDVTVKQEWQASSENPKVGDAITRVIEIQAQDSLSVLLPTMMTNSVNDAWQGYLNPPELVDTQSRDGYISKRKDSLTYVFQQGGDIHWPSIEIWWWNTKAQSLEKITIEGYSVHVKHTIASWLKDYRYVLISSLISALVLVFIVFATRRYYRTHPSPQWVSYYLAVLKGRWPVARTLLYKKVRSTTGNIVMNETLQSKKLQDKALLMQKQEPNRRLMTQLWRNIKRKAKRENFISKALPELDSINK is encoded by the coding sequence ATGATTAACTCTGCTCAAATACGTTTACTTGCCTTTGTTCGCGCTATTTTTCTTACTTTCATAATGGCACTAAGTGGAGTCTTATTAGCACCAAGCGGAGTAGCACATGCGGACGAATCGCAACCCACTCAAGTGACCGTGCGTAGCTGGCTTGGAAGCAACTCACTTGGTAGTAAGCCAACAGATGAGTTGCAAGTTTTCGCGCCGACTCAGCAAATTATTCTTAATATCGAAGTGTCCACTAACACTTGGTATACCGCTGGGACAAAGATTTCAGCGTTAGAGATACCGGATGTGCTAGTTAAGCGCCGCAACCCATTTGCTGTGAACTCGACAGTGCGAGAAAAAGGGCAAACGTGGTCTCGACAACTGTGGGAGGTAGTTCTCTACCCGCAGAAGAGTGGTGATTTTACTGTTCCAGCAGTGTCTTTAGACGTACAAGTTTCGGGTAGCAATGGCGAAAAACAGCAGGTGAAATTGGCAACGCCGCCACAGAAATTTCGAGTTGAGATCCCGAGCGCTGAATTGGGTGGAACACAATCTTGGTTCGCTGCAAGTGATGTGACGGTGAAACAAGAGTGGCAGGCGTCATCTGAAAACCCAAAAGTAGGAGACGCTATCACCCGTGTAATAGAGATTCAGGCACAAGATTCACTGTCGGTATTACTGCCGACTATGATGACAAACTCTGTCAATGATGCTTGGCAGGGCTACTTGAATCCTCCCGAACTGGTTGATACGCAGAGTCGTGACGGCTACATTTCAAAGCGTAAAGACAGCCTCACCTATGTATTTCAACAGGGTGGCGATATTCATTGGCCAAGCATAGAAATCTGGTGGTGGAATACCAAAGCGCAAAGTTTGGAAAAGATAACCATCGAAGGTTACAGCGTGCATGTGAAACACACTATCGCCTCATGGCTAAAAGACTATCGCTACGTATTAATCAGTTCACTGATTTCTGCACTTGTGCTTGTATTTATCGTATTTGCTACGCGCCGCTATTACCGTACTCATCCTTCACCTCAGTGGGTAAGCTATTACTTAGCCGTTTTAAAAGGACGGTGGCCAGTTGCGCGTACTCTATTGTACAAAAAGGTTCGCTCAACGACAGGGAACATAGTGATGAACGAAACTCTGCAAAGCAAAAAGTTACAAGACAAAGCATTGCTGATGCAGAAACAGGAACCGAACCGCAGACTAATGACCCAACTTTGGCGAAATATAAAGCGTAAAGCAAAACGAGAGAATTTTATTTCTAAAGCATTACCTGAATTAGACAGCATCAATAAGTAA
- a CDS encoding vWA domain-containing protein: MSDWQLEWQYVLQFHFLRPWWLLTLIPLAIIFYLRWKVSADENRFAFFPAHLRNALTVQSSGWTNQLPLKMLSLLLILSVLICAGPAWQRQASPFGEDSASLMILLDNSESMQQKDVAPSRLERAKHKITDLTQLRAGGKTGLMVYAGSSHVAMPLTKDNEVIFPYLSALSPDIMPLAGKAPQTALPLLAQQIEANKGNTILLVTDGVDSNTVNDFTSYFKDRPHQARPYQLLILAVGNPDVATDSPMDIASLQTLAAKTDGKLIEMSIEDADVMQLNSQIERFMLINSDSSMPWQDEGYRLLYPLVLLMLLWFRKGWLVKWSLVLVVSMPLLMPESANAAGMVTSKSESAVTIEQPTIWDKTEQWWVDLWLTPDQQAQRLFNRGDYKQAAAHYQKPLNKGIAYYYAGEFKLAHSAFMQDNTPQGFYYAASALARQREYVAARALLRQLNELPELESTLKENIAYNLKVITALIDEINDMSKSQANSMDMDQEVSIELPDNQPQTADGADENTSEEQMKKQQLSADQILGDPKLAEVWLKRVEADPSRFLQSKFQIQYNQAGSFAPGVEETKQ, from the coding sequence ATGAGTGATTGGCAGCTTGAATGGCAATATGTTTTGCAGTTTCATTTTTTACGCCCTTGGTGGTTATTAACGTTAATACCATTGGCGATCATTTTTTATCTACGTTGGAAAGTGAGTGCGGACGAAAATCGCTTTGCCTTTTTCCCTGCTCATTTACGTAATGCATTGACAGTACAGAGCTCAGGGTGGACCAATCAACTGCCGCTTAAAATGCTGAGCTTGTTACTCATCCTGTCGGTTTTGATTTGTGCAGGACCGGCATGGCAAAGGCAAGCATCCCCGTTTGGTGAAGATTCTGCATCATTAATGATTTTGCTCGACAACAGCGAAAGCATGCAGCAGAAAGATGTAGCACCAAGCCGACTCGAACGTGCTAAACATAAAATTACCGATTTAACACAGCTTCGCGCTGGTGGAAAAACGGGTCTGATGGTGTACGCGGGCAGTTCACATGTAGCAATGCCGTTAACCAAAGATAATGAGGTTATTTTCCCTTACTTGTCTGCTTTGAGCCCCGATATTATGCCACTCGCAGGTAAAGCGCCTCAAACAGCGTTGCCTTTGTTAGCGCAACAGATTGAAGCAAATAAAGGAAACACCATTCTTTTGGTGACCGATGGTGTGGATTCCAACACAGTAAATGACTTTACGAGTTATTTTAAAGATCGTCCTCATCAAGCTCGTCCATATCAATTGCTGATTCTTGCGGTAGGGAACCCTGACGTTGCAACAGACTCACCGATGGATATCGCTTCGTTGCAAACCTTAGCTGCCAAGACCGATGGAAAACTGATTGAAATGAGTATTGAAGATGCGGATGTAATGCAACTCAATAGCCAAATTGAGCGTTTCATGTTGATCAACAGTGATTCTTCAATGCCTTGGCAGGATGAAGGATATCGCTTGTTATATCCTTTGGTCTTACTGATGTTGCTGTGGTTTAGAAAAGGCTGGCTGGTTAAGTGGAGCCTAGTGTTGGTAGTGAGTATGCCCTTACTTATGCCCGAATCTGCCAATGCAGCGGGTATGGTAACGAGTAAGTCAGAATCGGCTGTTACCATAGAGCAACCAACGATTTGGGACAAAACAGAACAGTGGTGGGTGGATTTGTGGTTAACGCCCGATCAACAAGCGCAGAGACTGTTTAATCGTGGTGATTACAAGCAAGCGGCTGCACATTATCAAAAGCCGTTAAATAAAGGCATTGCTTACTACTATGCTGGGGAATTCAAACTGGCTCATTCTGCCTTTATGCAAGATAACACACCGCAAGGTTTTTATTATGCTGCCAGTGCGTTAGCCAGACAGCGTGAGTATGTGGCTGCTCGTGCTCTATTAAGGCAGTTGAACGAATTGCCTGAGCTTGAAAGCACTCTAAAAGAGAATATCGCTTATAACCTCAAAGTGATTACTGCGCTTATTGATGAAATCAATGACATGAGTAAATCCCAAGCCAACAGTATGGATATGGATCAGGAAGTCTCGATTGAGTTGCCGGATAACCAGCCACAAACGGCTGATGGCGCGGATGAAAATACCTCTGAAGAGCAAATGAAAAAGCAGCAGCTCAGTGCGGATCAAATTTTAGGTGACCCCAAATTGGCTGAAGTATGGTTAAAACGAGTAGAGGCAGACCCTAGTCGCTTCTTGCAGTCTAAATTTCAGATTCAATATAACCAAGCGGGATCATTTGCACCGGGAGTCGAGGAAACGAAACAATGA
- a CDS encoding AAA family ATPase, whose translation MNNQAHADVVKLLNYLDSQVVGQHSVVKGILLGLLSSGHVLLEGLPGTAKTRSVKALANALTISFGRIQFTPDLLPSDVTGTEVLQESEGKSSLHFQPGPVFNQIVLADEINRAPAKVQAALLEAMAEGTITVAGQTHNLPELFMVMATQNPIEQEGTYPLPEAQMDRFLLKVCVDYPTHCAERDIIRLVRQEEAGELFSTSSERVTIDPACISQARKEITKIELSELVETYVINLVMATREPELYPESKLANWLAIGASPRASIALDKCSRALAWLEGRDHVIVDDVRTVAPMVMGHRLSLSYEALADGISQQDLVMELLDVVNIG comes from the coding sequence ATGAATAATCAAGCCCACGCAGATGTGGTCAAGTTATTAAACTATTTAGATTCACAAGTGGTAGGGCAACACTCGGTTGTGAAAGGCATCCTGCTTGGCTTGCTCAGTAGTGGTCATGTGCTGTTGGAAGGTTTACCGGGCACAGCGAAAACTCGTTCGGTAAAAGCATTGGCGAATGCATTAACCATCTCGTTTGGTCGAATTCAGTTTACGCCGGATTTGCTTCCGTCAGACGTTACAGGTACAGAGGTGCTTCAGGAATCTGAGGGTAAGTCATCACTGCACTTTCAACCGGGTCCCGTGTTTAACCAAATTGTTCTAGCCGATGAAATCAACCGAGCGCCAGCGAAAGTACAAGCTGCGCTTTTAGAAGCGATGGCAGAAGGCACAATTACTGTTGCGGGGCAGACACACAATTTGCCGGAGCTGTTCATGGTTATGGCAACGCAAAACCCGATTGAGCAAGAAGGTACCTATCCTTTGCCAGAAGCGCAGATGGACCGATTCCTTCTCAAAGTCTGTGTTGACTATCCTACTCACTGTGCCGAAAGAGACATCATTCGCTTAGTTCGTCAGGAAGAAGCTGGTGAGTTATTTTCAACAAGCAGCGAACGCGTCACCATTGATCCTGCTTGTATTTCCCAAGCGAGAAAAGAAATCACCAAAATTGAGCTGTCTGAATTGGTTGAAACTTACGTCATCAATTTAGTGATGGCGACTCGCGAACCTGAGCTATACCCAGAATCAAAACTAGCTAACTGGCTTGCGATTGGTGCTAGCCCACGAGCTTCAATTGCATTAGACAAATGTTCGCGTGCATTGGCGTGGCTAGAAGGGCGTGACCATGTGATTGTCGATGATGTACGCACTGTTGCACCTATGGTTATGGGGCATCGATTAAGTCTCTCCTACGAAGCTCTTGCCGACGGTATTAGCCAGCAAGATTTGGTGATGGAACTTCTGGATGTCGTCAATATTGGGTGA